The Planctomicrobium piriforme genome includes the window ATGTGAAGCCGGGCGAGAATATCTTTGTGCTGCTGGGAGACCAGAGCGCCAGCATGAGCATGCGGCAGTCCCCCCATTCCAGCGAAACGCGCGGGGAGTGGAATAAGGCCCTGCTGACCGACCCCGAAGCGGCCTGGCAGATCCGGCTCGCCCAGGACTTCGATCTGCGCCGCTACACATTCGGAGCGTCAGTTGCCGGCGTCGAGAATTTTTCCGAAATGAAATTCGACGCGCCTGCCAGCAATCTTGCTGCCGCGTTGAAGACGTTAAACGGTCGCTTTAAGGGACAAGCCCTCGCCGGAGTCTTTCTCTTCTCAGACGGCAACAGCACCGACGACATCGCCGAATTGCCCAAGGGGAGCGTGGCGGTTTTTCCGGTCGTCAGCGATGCACAGCCGGAATTCAGCGACATTGCCATCGAGAACGTCTCGGTCACGCAAACCAATTTCGAAGATTCCCCCGTCACGATTCAGGCTCGGCTGACCGCGACCGGCAAGCGTCCTGAAAAGATTCGCGTCACGCTCAAAGAAGCTTCGACGACAGACCCCGCAGCTGAGACGCAAACACAGACGCTGACCACCAACGGCAATAGTGATCTCACTGCTCGATTTCAGGTGAAGCCTCCTCGACCTGGCGTGCTGTTTTACGAAGTGACGGCATTGGCGGAAGGTGCTGGCAGTGATGCCAAAGATCCCGCCGCCAATCAAGAAGCGACGCTGGAGAACAACCATCGTCTGGTGGCGGTCAACCGCGACCCGCATGTGGCGCGGATTCTCTACGTCGGCGGACGGCCCAACTGGGAACACAAATTCCTCGGCCGAGCTCTCGCCAAAGACGACCAGTTACAACTGGTCAGCCTGGTGCGTATTGCCCGTAAGGAAGCCCGGTTTGATTTCCGCGGGCGAGTGGGTGAATCGAGCAATTCACTCTTCCGCGGCTTCAAGGAAGGGGCGGATGAAGAGACCGAAGACTACAGCCAGCCGGTCCTGATCCGTCTGAATACCAAGGACGCCGCCGAACTCAGCGACGGCTTTCCGAAGGCCAAAAAAGATCTCTATCAGTACGACGCGGTGATCATCGACGACACCGAGGCAGGCTTCTTCACCCGTGACCAGTTGTCGCTGCTCGACAAGTTCGTTTCCGAACGTGGCGGCGGACTGCTGATGCTGGGGGGCCGCGACTCGTTCCGTCACGGCAAATGGGACCACACTCCCGTCGCCGATGCGCTCCCCATCTATTTGAACAAGGCCAGTGAACAACTGGGGGGCGAACTGCATTGGTCGCTGACGCGGGAAGGCTGGCTCGAACCCTGGACCCGCAGCCGCGATACCGAAACGGCCGAGAAGCAGCGTCTCGAACAGGCCCCGCCACTGACCGTGGCAAGCCCTTCTTCCGATCTGAAACCAGGGGCACGGGTTCTCGCCAGCGTGCAGGACGAGAGTGGACGCAGCGGACCGGGCCTCGTCGTGCAGCCCTACGGGCAAGGCCGCACTGGAGCACTGCTCATCGGCGATATGTGGCGGTGGGGACTGCAGGAGCCGAACGTCGAAGCGGACGATGCCGGGAAGTTCTGGCGCCAGCTCGCCCGTTGGCTGTCTGGTGATGTGCCGCGGCGAATTGATGTCGGCACCGAACCGAGCCGCATGGCAGGCCTGCCGGCGATGTCGCTACGAATTCGACTCAAAGACCAGGAATATCAGCCAATGGACGGCGAACGGGTGAGCGTCAAAGTCCGCCAACCCGACGGAACGGAAGTGACGCTGGATGCCCAGCCGAGTTTGCAAGGGGCCGGTCTCTACGAGGTGACGCATGTCTCGCGTCAGGCGGGGCCGTATCTCGCCGAGGTCACGGCCACCGCGCCGGGCAGTGATCCTCTGAAAACACAAGTCGGCTGGACGAGCGATCCGGTCGCGGCGGAGTTCCAGTGTTCTGAAGTGAATTTGAAACAGCTGGAAGGACTGGCGAGTCAGACCGGAGGGGAAGTGGTGAAACGAAGTCAGCTCGATAAATTCGTCGCCGACCTGCCGTATCGGAACCTTCCCGTCATGGAGACTGAAACGACGCCGCTCTGGCACCGTCCCTGGATTCTGCTGAGCGCGTTGTCGCTGCTGGCGGCGGAATGGGGCCTGCGCCGCTGGAGGGGCCTGGCATGAGCCGCGATTTCTTTCGACAAACTTGTGCCGGTTTCTTGGAGAAACAGGAGACTGTCGTCCCTCGCTCGCCGTTTTTTCAAATGCTGCTGATTGCGGTCTTGCTCTGCACTTCTGTCAGCACTCAAGCAGACGAGAAGCCGACTGCACCGCGCGGGGATCTGTTGCTGGTCATCGGTTCGCCCGGCGAGCCGGAGTATCAGAAACAGTTCGAAGAGTGGGCGAAGAAATGGTCCGCCGCGGCCCAGACCGGCCATGTCACGGTCACACAGCTCGGCGAACAAGACAACACGGCGACGACCTCAGGGATTGAATCAGCGCTACACAAGCTCTCGCAGGAAAACACACTGCCATTGTGGATCGTGCTGATCGGGCATGGCACGTTTGATGGCCGCTCGGCGAAGTTCAATCTCCCCGGTCCAGACCTGGAACCGGGCCAGCTCAAAAACTGGCTACAAGCGATGACCCGACCAGTCAGCGTCATCGATTGTTCGTCATCGAGCGCGCCGTTTCTGATGGAGCTATCTGCCCCACGTCGAGTCGTCATCAGCGCGACTGCCAGCGGGAATGAAGTGAACTTTGCACGCTTTGGCGGGTACCTAGCCAGTTCGATCAACGATCTCGCGGCCGACCTCGACAAGGACCAACAGGTGTCGCTGCTCGAAGCCTTCCTGAAGGCCTCTTCATTGACCGAAGAGTTCTACAACGCGGAAGGCCGTTTACCGACCGAGCATGCCGTAATCGACGACAACGGCGACCACCGCCCGGTCCCCCTCAGCGGCTTTGACGGCATCCGTCCGATTCAGAGAATCGAATCCGGCAATCAGTTGCCAGACGGCCTACTGGCTCATCAATGGCACCTCTGCCCCAGCGATGAGGACGCGAACCTTCCGCCGGAAGTGATCGCCAAACGCAACGAACTCGAACTCCAGATCGCGCAGCTCCGCTCACGCAAACAAAAGCTGCCGGAAGACCAGTACTACAAGGAACTGGAGAAGCTGCTATTGGAGATGGCCCGACTGCTGGTGAAGCCGACGCCGGACTCGTAGGGGCGGGGTTTAAGGTTGATGGTTGAATAAAACTCGTTAAACCTTAAACCATCAACCTTCAACCCTCTAACAAATCCAGCAGATACGCTCCATACGCGCTCTTCCCGAGCGGCTGAGCGAGTTTCTTGAGTTGTTCGTCGTTGATGTAGCCGAGTTGCCAGGCGATTTCTTCAGGCACGCAGATCTTCTGTCCCTGTCGGCTTTCGATCGCTTCGACGAAACCCGACGCCTGGAGCAGTGCCGATGGGGTGCCGGTGTCGAGCCAGGCAAAGCCGCGGCCCATCAATTCGACATTCAGCTTACCGTTGTCCAGGTAGGTCTGATTGATCGACGTGATCTCCAGTTCTCCCCGAGCAGAAGGTTTCACCTGTTTTGCGATCGAGATGACGTCGTTGTCGTAGAAGTAGAGACCGGTCACCGCGTAGCGAGATTTGGGGTGCGTTGGCTTTTCTTCGATATCGACGGCCCGGCCTTGCGGGTCGAACGAGATCACGCCGTAACGTTCCGGATCGCGAACCCGATAGGCGAAGACGGTGGCGCCGTCCGTGCGGTCTTTGGCGTTCTGCAAGAGCTTCTGCAGATCGTGGCCGTAAAAGATGTTGTCCCCCAGGACGAGACACACATTGCCAGAGCCGATGAACTTTTCGCCGATCAGAAAGGCTTCGGCCAGACCCCGCGGCTGGTCCTGTTCGGCATATTGAATCGAAACGCCCAGCCCCTGGCCGTCTCCGAGTAACCGCTTGTAATTCGGCAGGTCGACCGGCGTGCTGATGACCAGAATCTCGCGAATCCCTGCCAGCAGCAACACGCTCAGCGGGTAGTAGATCATCGGCTTGTCGTAGATCGGCAGCAACTGCTTGCTGACGACCGCCGTCATGGGATGCAGCCGCGTTCCGGCGCCGCCGGCCAGAATGATTCCCTTGGTCGCAGACTGTGACACGCTGTGCTCGCTTCCTGAAGCAGACGGAGACCTGATGCGAATGAACGCCGAAAGGGCGTGGGCGGATTATTTCGATTCCTGCCCAGCGCGACAACACTGGATGGCAGGCTGGCAAAGCATCGGAAACGGAAAAGGTCTCACGCAAAGGCGCAGAGGCGCAAAGAAAAAATCTAAGTGGCGCGAGTCGATTGCGGTAAAGGCGTCCATGATGACGTGAATTTGTTGCGACCTTCGCGGCTTTGCGCCTTTGTGTGAGACTTATCTCTTTTAAAGAGGAGCGATTTCATGGCTCGATCCAAGTTCCCTCACAGCTCTCCCCTGATGTCCAGAATTTTGCTCTGAAATTTCCGCTGCGTCGAAGTTGCAAGATTTCCCACGAGTGCGCTTTGATTTCCACAACGGCGAAATGATCGCGGCCGTGCGCGCGTTGTTCCTCTGTCAATCCGGTCTCGGGAAGTTCAGAAGAAAGATTCGTACTCGGCGGATCGATCAAGGCGCCTGGCGGTTGTAAACCGACGTAGTTTCGTCGGCTGTCGACCGGAATTCGCTCCCAAAACAACTTCGACAACGTGTCATTGAGATGGAGCCGGGCGCGACCGGAGACCGTCATCTGCACGCGCGAGACGGCATCGTAACAGAGACAGGAGATGCGCGGGTCACGTTGCAGCTCTGCAATTTTTGGCGACCGGAGATCAGTGAAGAAGACCATTTGCCAGTTCTCGGGACCGACTGCCCGCAAAATCACCGTCCGCTGGCGAGGGCCGTTCTCAGAGACCGTCCCAAGCACCATGTGTGACCACGGGTGCGACAGATTACTGGCCGCGAGCCCCAATTCCGTCCAGGCCGTCGTCGTCCAGGCATCGAGCGTGAGTTCAGTCGCTTCAAACACCATCTCTCCGATCTGTATTTGGCTCTACGCCAGCACCTGAATGATCAGCAGAATGCCCACAATGGCGACCGACAGCGAGAGTACGATGGGCATCACGGGCGCGGAGGGGGAGGGCATCTCGCCGATCTTCAACGTCTTACAGAAATCGCGGTACCGCAGGCTGCCGATGATTGTCGCCACGGCTCCCAGCAACACCAGCGTGGCGCCGATCCAGGGAGAAAATGTCGACGAGTGGACCGGCCCCCCTTGAGCGCTGATCACTTTGAGAAACAACCCGAATCTCGCCACCACGAAACCAAACGCCATGATCCCGATGCCGGTCCGCAGCCAGGCGAGCAACGTCCGCTCGGCCGCAAAGTACACACGCGGATCCTGCAGTGGAGAGGGATTGTCGGTCATTGCGAGTTTCAGTAGTCAGTGATCAGTTTGAATTTCAAAGTCAGAGCCAAGCTAACAGACCGCCACAAGCCGGTGAAGCCGCATTCATGAGAGGCGGAATATCTCATGCCAAGGCGAGGAGGCGCAAAGGTAGGATCCTTTGCTGGCGGATTTTCTTTGTGTTTTTTGCGCCTTGGCGTGAGACTTCAACTGCTGTTTCATTTCAGGCAACTGCGTTCCCGGAGTTGGAAATCCCACGGCAAAAGTGTGCATCCGATCCGCAGAACCGGTAAAGTCACGGGGCACGGGTCAGTCGAGCCCCGGCATCTTGGCCTAGTCGTCGAAACTGCATGAAACGCCGCCGACAACATCAGTTGATCTCGCAACGCACGCGTTTTTTCACGTGCATGGCGATGCTGTTGCTGTACGGGGTCGGGATGTCAGGCATCCCAGTCGGGCCAGGTGCCTTGCCGACCGGTTGCCAGTGCGACAAACAGCTCAAGGCCACGGGCAACTGCTGCTGCGAGAAAAAGCTAAGTACTCAGTGTGAAACAAAGTCCGGCAATTCGAAAGCCGTTCGCTCCTGCTGTGCCAAGAAACAAGTTGTCGCCGAACAGGCCGCGGCAGAGCAAAAGCCCGCCTGCTGCAAGTCGGCAAAGAAACCGTCTCATCCGAATGAAGTCTCCATCGGTCCTTGCGGGTGCGATGTCCTTGCTGAGATGGGCTTACTTCTGAATCTCGATCCCCGGCTCCCCTCGGTTCTGGCGGGAGTGGCCAGCGCCGACGAGTGGAATGCGGCCGTCTGCCTGGGACATGATCGCTTCGAAAGCCGGAGTCTCGCGCCGGAAACGCCCCCTCCGAAACAGTTCTCCGTCTGACTCTTTTGGTCCGGCGAACTGCGCGAGGAATTGGCGTGCAAATCGACAGGTGGGACAGACATTTCTGTCTGTCCAAAGAAATGTCGCTAACGCGAATGATGCACAGGCAAAAATGCCTGTGCCACCTCTCGGCACTTCCGATGAACGCGAAATGAGTTTCGCCGGGTTTCCTCGAAGACAGTCCGGTCGCTGCTGCGCTGCGAAATGTGCAGCCGACCTGTTCGGAGACTCCTCACATGACTTCTTTTCAACCGCGCCTACGCGTGCGCGGATTTACCTTGATTGAACTGCTGGTGGTGATCGCGATCATCGCCATTCTGATTGCCCTATTGCTGCCGGCTGTCCAGCAAGCCCGTGAAGCCGCGCGGCGGTCCCAGTGCAAAAACAATCTCAAGCAATTGGGGCTGGCACTGCACAACTATGAATCGACGCATCGGGTGTTTCCGCCCGGCAGCCTCGGCTATCCGTTTGTGTGGTCCGCTCAGGCACAGCTGTTGCCGTATGTGGAACAGGCAGGCCTGCAGAACCTGTTGAACTTCTCTGTCCCGTCAATGCTCGCGTTCGGAGCCGGTTACAACACAACGGCCGTCACGCAGAACGACACCGCTGCCAAGAACCGCCTGGCTTTGTTCCTGTGTCCGAGCGATGGTGACGGCGTGGCGAACTCGCCGTATGGCGGGATCAGCTACCCGGCGTCGATCGGTTCTGGAATTAACAGTACCGCCGTCACGACAGACGATGGTTCGAATTCAAATGCCGACGGCGTAATCTTCGCGCAATCGCGTATTGGATTTAAAAACGTGACCGATGGCACGAGTAATACGGTGGCCTTCGGCGAACAACTGCTCGGCGATGGAACCGACAGCACTCCTGGAGCATCCGATTACCGGCGGCGCGTCGTGCAATTGACGATGGCAACGCAGACGACCGATGCCGCCTGTGCCGCAGGTTCAGCACCGGCGTGGTCGGGTCAGCGCGGAGCCAAGTGGATCAATGGTCACCTCGCGGACACGATGTACAACCATTACTTTGCGCCGAACGCCAAGGTTCCTGACTGCCACAACGACTATCACAATTTCTGCCTGACGAGCGCCCGCAGCGCCCATGTCGGCGGCGTGCAAATCACGCTCGTCGACGGCAGCGTGCGGTTCGTCTCTGAAAATGTCCACCTGCCGACCTGGCGGGCACTGGCGACGCGAAACGGCGACGAAGTGCTGGGCGAGTTTTAATCTTTCCGGCTGAATGCTACTGTCCCTGAAAATTGTCCCGGACGCTCGGAGCGTCCGGGACAATGACAGTTCAATGGATTTTTAGACGGTCAAAGAGATGAGCAAGAAACCAGCGACCCGCGGACCTGTTTCCACCTTCATTCACCACCACTACCGGCACTTCAATGCCGCCGCGCTGATTGATGCAGCCGATGGCTACAGCGCGCACATCGACGCCGGCGGGAAGATGATGGTTTGCCTGGCCGGGGCGATGAGTACCGCAGAGCTCGGGTTGTCCCTCGCGGAAATGATCCGTCAGGACAAGGTCCATCTCATTTCCTGCACGGGCGCGAACCTGGAAGAAGACGTTTTCAACCTGGTCGCTCACGACTACTACGAACGGGTGCCGCACTATCGCACGCTGTCGACCGAAGAGGAAGTCGGCCTGCTCAACCGACACATGAATCGGGTGACCGACACCTGCATCCCCGAAGGGGAAGCGATGCGGCGGATGGAAACCGCCATGCTGGAAGTCTGGACGCGGGCCGACAAGGAAGGGAAGCGGTTCTTCCCGCACGAGTTCTTCTATCAGGTGCTGCTGAGCGGCAAGTACAAAGAGTTCTACCAGATCGACCCGAAGGACTCGTGGATGCTGGCGGCAGCCGAAAAGAACCTGCCGATCATCGTCCCAGGTTGGGAAGACGCGACGCTGGGCAACATGTACGCCGCCGCTGTCATTCGCGGCGACATCAAGAATGTCCACACTGTCCGCACCGGAATCGAGTACATGACCTGGCTGGCCGAGTTCTACACCGAAACGACGAAGAAGAACTCCTTGGGTATGTTCCAGATCGGCGGCGGCATCGCCGGCGACTTCCCGATCTGCGTGGTGCCGATGCTGCATCAGGATCTGCAGCGGGACAGCGTTCCGCTGTGGGGCTATTTCTGCCAGATCAGCGACTCAACCACCAGCTACGGCAGCTACTCGGGAGCGGTTCCGAACGAGAAAATCACCTGGGGCAAACTCGGGGCGGAAACACCGCGCTTCATCGTCGAGTCAGACGCCACGATTGTTGCTCCGTTGATCTTTGCGAGCATCCTGGGGTGGTGAGGCTGAGTCCAGAGTCGAGGGTCCAGAGTCGAAAGCCGGAGAAAGTCGTTCACGGATGACTCACTCCAGAATTTTCTGGCCGGCCGAGCTCTCATCTTCGGGGAGTGCTCTTTAAGGAATTGTGAACTTCTAAGGCCGTCTGGATGCTCACTCTCGATAGCAATTGGGATCGCAATTGCTGAGTTTCAGGCATAGGATGAGAACATGACTTCCATCGACACATCGCGAATCACGATCGATCCTCAAATCTGCCACGGCAAACCGTGCGTACGAGGATTGCGCTACCCGGTGACGATGATTCTTGAACTGCTGGCCGCAGGCATGACCAACGAGCAGATCCTCTCAGACTATCCCGATCTGGAAACAGAAGACATCACCGCCTGCTTGCGATACGCCGCAAAGTTGAGTGACGTCAAATCAATCACGAGGGCGTCGGCTTGAACTGGCTGGTTGACGCTCAGCTTCCCGATCGCGTCTCCTATCGTCTTAACGAGTTGGGACACGACGCTGTTCGCACTCGACAGCTGCCGCAAGGAAATCGCACCACTGATTCGGAACTCGCAGATTTAGCCGCGAGTCAGAATCGAATTCTGATGACAAAAGATCGAGATTTTCTCGATTCGCACCTGCTGAGTGATACACCACCTCAGCTTCTATGGATAACGACTGGAAATATCGGGAACGACGAGTTACTGCATCTTGTTGAATCCATGTTGCCGCAACTGGAAGCGGCTTTCACGCATTCAAAATGCGTGGAAATCAATCTCAGTGGCCTCACGACACATTGAGGCTGAGATTGCTGCAGGCAATCGGCGATGGTGTCATCGCGAATAGAGATTTAAAGAAGGTTGAGAGAGCCACATGCGATTTCGACTGCTGAGTTTATTTGTTCTGTTCGTCGTGGCGGCGAGTTCTGCTCGAGCCCATGACACCTGGGTCGAAACCAACACCAGCGTCATCCGCACGGGCGATGCGGTGTTCATCGACCTGAAGCTCGGCAACCACGGCAACGAGCATCGCGACTTCAAACTCGCCAGCAAAATTCAACTCGACGGCTGTTCGCTCGATGTCGTCATGCCGAACGGCATCAAGCTCGATCTGTTGCCGCAACTGGCGGATGTTGGGTACGCGCCCAACGAGGGTTACTGGACCGCAAAGCTGGTCGGCCCCTTTGCGGGCACCTATCTGGTGAGCCATCACATCGACAAGGTGGTCAATCACGGTAAGCCGGTTCGCTCCATCAAGAGTGCCAAAACGTTCTTCCTGGCCGGCGTCCTGCTCGACAAGCTCAAGGACGACAGCACGCACTGGAAAGAACCGGTCGGTCATCCGCTGGAAATCGTCCCGGTGTCGCACCCGGTCCTCTTCACCGGACCAGGCATGCCGGTTCAGGTGAAAGTCCTCTGGCACGGGCAGCCGATGAAAGACGCTCGCGTCTCGTTCATCCCGCAGGGAACAGTTCTTAAAGAGGGTTTCGATGAAACCTTCGAGCGCAAGACTGGGGACGACGGCACGGCCTCGTTTACTCCCAAAACCGGCAACCGCTACCTCATCGTCACACATCACAAAGCTGAAGATGAAAAGACGGCGGAGTACGAGCTGACCTCCTACTCTGCCACGCTGCATTTGCTGATTCCCGAAGTCTGCCCCTGCTGCCAGTAGTTGATCGAAGCCGCCGCCAGTGCAATTGCGGTGGCTCGTCTGCTACGATTCGTTGATGGAACAACAGGTTGCATTCCGTCCGAATTATCTGCGCGTCTGGCTGATGTTCTTCCGGAACTCGCTGGTCCGCGCGATGATGTTTCGCGGGCACTTTCTGATCGAAACGCTCACGCAAACCTTCTGGATTGCGGCGCAGCTGATTCTCTTTGAGATCATTTACGGCAAGGTCGGCGAGATTAAAGGCTGGTCGCAGTACGAGTATTTCGCGTTCCTCGCGACCGGCATGTTGATCAACGGTCTGGTCGAAGCGTTCTTCATGCCCAACTGTGCGAATCTCAGCGAACTGATCCGCACCGGCAACATGGACTTCGCACTGCTGAAGCCGATTGACACGCAGTTTCTGGTGTCCTTCGAAACGGTCGACTTCGCGATGATCAATCAGGTGCTCATTTCACTCGGCATCCTCGGGTTTTCGCTCTGGAAACTCGGTGTGACCGTGACGCTGCTTGGGGCGGTCATGTATCTGCTGCTGGTCGTGCTGGGAGTGATGTTCTTCTACTCCCTGATGATTGCCCTCGCGAGTACGAGCATCTGGATGGGACGCAACCAGAGCCTGTACGAGTTCTGGTTCTACATCACGGTGTTTGCCCGTTATCCCCAGAACTTTTACCGTCAGGCCACCGGCGGCCAGTTTGTCTGGTTCGCCTTCTCGTTCATTCTGCCGGTGCTGCTGGTCGTCACCGTGCCGGCCCGCATCCTGCTCTATAAGCCGCTCGAGCCGAATGCCATCGTCCTGGTGATTGCCCCGGTGGCGACGCTCATCTGTCTTTTCGTTTCGAGAAAGATCTTCACCTGGTCGCTTTCGCACTACCGCAGTGCGAGCAGTTGATCTACAGGGTGCGTGCCAACGCACAAATTCGTGCTTTCCTCAATTCAAATCCGCATCACAGAGTCAAAACGCCGAGTTTCAGTTCATTGCAAACATGCCATTCCCTCCAAGGGTGTCGAAGATGGGAGTGAACGAAACGTCTCCACAATTTCGATGCGAGAAATGTGGAACCACCGATCAACTCTGGCCAGAGAGAAGTCGACCGGGACAGCCATTTATTATGGCATTCGTTTGTGGTAACTGTGGGTGCATGGTGTGCGCACAATGTGCGGGGCGGAAGGCTTATTCAGATGAGCTGGATGCAATTCTGTGCTTGTGCTGCTTTCGTTGTGGATCTCTTGGGCTTGATGTTTTCGATTCAGATGGGGTTCGCCCACCGGGTGCGTTGTGAATCCCACGCATGACCTGAGCGCTTTGCTCAAAGAGCGCGGGCGCGAACTCGGCTTCTCGCTGATTGGCATCACGCCGGCAGCGCGGCCGGAGACGCTCGATCAGTTTCGCGACTGGCTCCAACAGGGCTTTCACGGCGAGATGGGCTACATGGCCCGTCGTGAGGAGGCCTATGCCGATCCGTCTGGCGTCATGGTCGGAGTGAAGTCGGTCATTGTCGCGGCGATGAACTACGGCCCAGGTCGGGCGACCCCGCCTGGCTCTGGTCGGATTGCAGCTTATGCCCAGGGGGCGGCCGACTATCACGATGTACTCAGAGAGCGACTTAAAGAACTCGCCGCCGTCCTTCACGAGGCACGTCCCGGCACGAAAACCCGGATTGCCGTCGACACCGCGCCGCTCCTGGAACGGGATCTCGCCCGACGCGCCGGTCTGGGTTGGTTCGGCAAAAACACGTTGCTCATCAACAAATGGGAGGGGAGCTACTTTTTCCTCGGCGGCATTCTCACCGATTGCGAACTCCCAGCAGACGCCCCGCATGAGACGAGCCACTGCGGCACCTGTACCCGGTGTCTTGAAGCGTGCCCGACTCAGGCGTTCGTTGGCCCGCATGTGCTCGACGCCAGAAGGTGCATTTCCTACCTGACGATCGAACTCCGGGGAGAACCGATTCCCATCGAACTCCGTCCCGGGATGGAAGACTGGATGTTCGGCTGCGATGTCTGCCAACAGGTCTGCCCCTGGAACCGCAAAGCGACACCGTCAGATGAGCCGGCCTTTCTGCCAGCCGAAATTACAAATCTGACCTCAACGCAATTCCTCAATCTCACGGAAGAAGAGTTCTCTGAACGGTTTGCGGCGACCCCCTTGTCCCGTCCTGGATACATCAACATGGCCCGTAATGCGGCGATTGTGCTGGGAAATCTGCAGCGGCGCGACGCCCTGCCGGAACTGAACAAAGCATTGTGGTCACCGCATGAGGTCGTCCGCGACGCCGCAATCTGGGCAATTGGACAGATCGAAGCCGCGTCTTCTGAATGAGAGACCCTTCTTATTGAACAGTCGTAAGTGACTATGAAAATGTGACTTACGAGCACCTGCCGTCCCGCTTCCAGCTTTCGGGAAAAGCACTCGAATCGAACACAACAATCTTGCCGCATATCTCCCAAAACCGGACGATTCTGGTTCGGCTCAAGCAGGGTTGCGGAGAGCTGGCTGGGGCGCTTTGCCACTTCACGGAAAATCACCGATTTCGTAGATGCCGCCGGTTTTCCCAGTTGGAGAAAAGGTTCCCCGCCGGGGTGTTCATTGCCGAGAATTTGCAACGCACGGCGGCGACGAACGAGACTCCGGTTCATTACACTTCCGAAATCCTGTAGTCGACGGTCCCACCCCTGATCTCGCCGCCAGTCTTCCCGGGCAGGGAACTGGTCGGCCAAATCGATCGCAACATGCTTCTCGAACGAAAATTCGGGAGCAGCACCATTGTGACCAGTATGAAATTCCTGCTCCTGACATTCCTGGCCGCGCTGCTGATGGCGGGCTGTGGAAAGAGTTCCCAGATGACCGGTCCAGGCGGCGGAGCTGCCGCGCCGGTGACGGTGACTCTGCTGCTCGACGAGCCGCCTGAAGGACTCGGCAAACCACGCGAAGCGGTCGCCGGAGATCGTTCGACCAGAGTCGTGGGATTTGAAGACATCAAGATTCAGGCAGGGCCGCCCAAAGCAGCCGA containing:
- a CDS encoding ABC transporter permease; the encoded protein is MEQQVAFRPNYLRVWLMFFRNSLVRAMMFRGHFLIETLTQTFWIAAQLILFEIIYGKVGEIKGWSQYEYFAFLATGMLINGLVEAFFMPNCANLSELIRTGNMDFALLKPIDTQFLVSFETVDFAMINQVLISLGILGFSLWKLGVTVTLLGAVMYLLLVVLGVMFFYSLMIALASTSIWMGRNQSLYEFWFYITVFARYPQNFYRQATGGQFVWFAFSFILPVLLVVTVPARILLYKPLEPNAIVLVIAPVATLICLFVSRKIFTWSLSHYRSASS
- the queG gene encoding tRNA epoxyqueuosine(34) reductase QueG, with translation MNPTHDLSALLKERGRELGFSLIGITPAARPETLDQFRDWLQQGFHGEMGYMARREEAYADPSGVMVGVKSVIVAAMNYGPGRATPPGSGRIAAYAQGAADYHDVLRERLKELAAVLHEARPGTKTRIAVDTAPLLERDLARRAGLGWFGKNTLLINKWEGSYFFLGGILTDCELPADAPHETSHCGTCTRCLEACPTQAFVGPHVLDARRCISYLTIELRGEPIPIELRPGMEDWMFGCDVCQQVCPWNRKATPSDEPAFLPAEITNLTSTQFLNLTEEEFSERFAATPLSRPGYINMARNAAIVLGNLQRRDALPELNKALWSPHEVVRDAAIWAIGQIEAASSE
- a CDS encoding DUF4198 domain-containing protein; this translates as MRFRLLSLFVLFVVAASSARAHDTWVETNTSVIRTGDAVFIDLKLGNHGNEHRDFKLASKIQLDGCSLDVVMPNGIKLDLLPQLADVGYAPNEGYWTAKLVGPFAGTYLVSHHIDKVVNHGKPVRSIKSAKTFFLAGVLLDKLKDDSTHWKEPVGHPLEIVPVSHPVLFTGPGMPVQVKVLWHGQPMKDARVSFIPQGTVLKEGFDETFERKTGDDGTASFTPKTGNRYLIVTHHKAEDEKTAEYELTSYSATLHLLIPEVCPCCQ